In the genome of Artemia franciscana chromosome 20, ASM3288406v1, whole genome shotgun sequence, the window caaaataatattattgattttgtggacgtcgTTATTCTTGGATGCCAATATCGCTCGTTCTctgagccatttatgatttttataattgcttATAATActtggaaataccttttcaaccaatcCATTTTtagacgtcactaaattacagaattcagcagacagttgtatacgtcctgaaattgagtctactgggagctttccgtttccaattgccagcaatttaTCTGAAAAGGTTTCACCAGGGttatcgttttgcaatcggacacccatatttatatttaatttacatgTCTTTACatttgcccataaattagaatttttagcattcatttcgtccgcaggggttgatctaggtattataggtaatgtttgccagaaatctcccgcaagcaataataatgtgctgccaaagggttttgaattTTCTCACAAATTTCGAaatgattgctccagagcctcgagcgatttttgtgtTCCATTATACAGTCATCCGAAATAATAAATTTCCATTGCTGCAAtgctttacccatcccagatggtttggaaatattgcacgtgggagttcctgtagaatgcaaattcagaggcaatttcaaagcgaaaTGAGCTGTTCTTctaccaggcagcaacgttgttgctattccggacgacgcaattgccaacgctatatcatttttgatcgaattgatgccagaatcagttttatctcaaaaattttaccaaTACCACCTGGTggatccaaaaagaagatttctccaacgtttttatcaacacaatgcattatcgtatcataaatgtctttttgctcagacgttaacttagaaatactATTTTCTTcttacgacaatagatcactagtgctgtaactttgttccagatccaattctacacatgtcaaaaTAGCAGCGTAACGAACAGATGaagaaggcattcccaaatgctgaagaggtttgtttgccatacatacgcacaaaccTTCAATTATAACTAaaatgtagttataaatttctgatgtaaaatcaatgAAGATATCTAATGTCTCTAaatgttttcgatggagtatatcctcggccatttgatttatatttctctcataactctgtaggagctgaaggataaCACGAAGTTAGTATGagtccaaacaatgcacgaatttgacttggagttgacgtttcgcaagCGTCAGTGAtacagttatcccagtgttatacaaatgttttaacttcgcaaaacttgcaaatatacaacattatttaCTGTCtaattgtttgtgcatataaatagattgtcaggtttaccgactcttaaacatgcaacatttaattgtccatgggaaagcaatccgtattcagatctataccccatttttctaatgattgccattgagctttgttgatgttgattgctaatcgaatattccctgtgttcccgttgtcatttatatatcccccctgtgcccttccggcgtcccggctgtagttgtgtccctgtatcgcggtcgtcatttatattccctgtgttccgacgtcccagtcgtcatttgtgtcccggtgtctcggtctataatttctctttgagtgtcccggtcgttatttatattccttttgtcccggtgaCAATCAGGTCATCaagtatctatgacatttataagcgtttttcaagattttcagtttccccctccaactcccccaatgtcaacagatctggtcgggatttcgttactattgagccggatcgctccttactacagttcgttaccacgaactgtttgacaatacTTATTTGGAaatgtgatttttattcataatatcaacaaacaaaaaagaaagaaaaccatatttactaaaattactgaatattaaatta includes:
- the LOC136040325 gene encoding uncharacterized protein LOC136040325, coding for MGVRLQNDNPGETFSDKLLAIGNGKLPVDSISGRIQLSAEFCNLVTSKNGLVEKVFPSIISNYKNHKWLRERAILASKNNDVHKINNIILTKTRHQEVIYKSVESVLEPNEAVNYPSEFLNFLVLPGFPPHVYN